One genomic window of Vibrio ziniensis includes the following:
- the recA gene encoding recombinase RecA — translation MDENKQKALAAALGQIEKQFGKGSIMRLGDNRTMDVETISTGSLSLDIALGAGGLPMGRIVEIYGPESSGKTTLTLEVIAAAQKAGKTCAFIDAEHALDPIYAKKLGVNIDELLVSQPDTGEQALEICDALARSGAVDVMVVDSVAALTPKAEIEGEMGDSHMGLQARMLSQAMRKLTGNLKQSNCMCIFINQIRMKIGVMFGNPETTTGGNALKFYASVRLDIRRTGSIKEGEEVVGNETRIKVVKNKIAAPFKQADTQILYGQGFNREGELIDLGVKHKLVEKAGAWYSYNGDKIGQGKANACKFLRDNPEAAATIDAKLREMLLNSTLEATSSSDVVEQSVEEQEEF, via the coding sequence ATGGACGAGAACAAACAGAAGGCACTAGCCGCAGCCCTAGGTCAAATTGAAAAGCAATTCGGTAAAGGTTCAATTATGCGCCTTGGTGACAACCGTACTATGGATGTTGAAACCATTTCTACCGGTTCACTTTCTTTAGATATTGCTTTAGGTGCTGGTGGTTTACCTATGGGGCGTATTGTAGAAATCTACGGTCCAGAATCGTCAGGTAAAACAACGCTAACGCTTGAAGTTATCGCAGCAGCACAAAAAGCAGGAAAAACCTGTGCTTTTATCGATGCTGAACACGCTCTAGATCCAATCTATGCGAAGAAACTGGGTGTTAATATTGATGAATTATTGGTTTCTCAGCCTGACACTGGCGAACAAGCGCTAGAAATCTGTGATGCATTGGCTCGTTCTGGCGCTGTCGATGTTATGGTTGTCGACTCCGTTGCCGCTTTAACGCCTAAAGCTGAAATTGAAGGTGAAATGGGCGATAGCCACATGGGTCTTCAAGCTCGTATGCTTTCTCAAGCAATGCGTAAGCTAACGGGTAACCTGAAGCAGTCAAACTGTATGTGTATCTTCATCAACCAAATTCGTATGAAAATTGGTGTGATGTTTGGTAACCCAGAAACAACAACGGGTGGTAACGCGCTGAAATTCTACGCTTCTGTACGTCTAGATATTCGTCGTACTGGTTCGATTAAAGAAGGCGAAGAAGTAGTAGGTAACGAAACACGCATCAAAGTGGTTAAGAACAAGATCGCAGCACCATTTAAACAAGCGGACACGCAAATTCTTTACGGTCAAGGTTTTAACCGTGAAGGTGAGTTGATTGACCTAGGTGTTAAACACAAACTGGTTGAGAAAGCAGGCGCTTGGTACAGCTACAATGGCGATAAAATTGGCCAAGGCAAAGCGAATGCATGTAAGTTCCTACGCGACAACCCAGAAGCGGCAGCGACTATCGACGCTAAACTTCGTGAAATGTTGTTGAACTCGACTTTAGAAGCAACTTCATCTTCTGATGTTGTTGAACAGTCTGTTGAAGAACAAGAAGAGTTTTAA
- the cysT gene encoding sulfate/thiosulfate ABC transporter permease CysT — protein MSGSVVTSRPKHHGSPKKTRVLPGFAISLGISLLFVSLILLLPATGLVMQTKGMSFSEYWQVIADPRVVASYKVTVISAFVASLFNGAFGLLLAWVLVRYTFPGKRILDALVDLPFALPTAVAGITLATLYSSNGWIGSVLESIGVKVAYTPLGIIVAMAFTSIPFVVRTVQPVLEEISREEEEAGMTLGASDSAVFWRVIMPSLWPALMVGVALSFTRSLGEFGAVIFIAGNMPYVSEITSLMIFVRLQEFDFPAASAIASIVLLTSLSLLLVINLWQGAYLRRIHGR, from the coding sequence ATGAGCGGATCTGTTGTGACATCTCGCCCGAAGCATCATGGTTCACCTAAGAAAACCCGTGTTTTGCCTGGATTTGCGATTAGCTTAGGCATTTCATTGTTGTTTGTTAGCTTAATTTTGTTGCTACCAGCAACGGGTCTGGTGATGCAAACCAAAGGCATGTCTTTTAGTGAATACTGGCAAGTGATTGCTGACCCACGTGTGGTTGCAAGTTATAAAGTGACCGTGATATCTGCTTTCGTCGCGTCACTGTTTAACGGTGCTTTTGGTCTTCTATTAGCTTGGGTGTTGGTTCGATACACATTTCCGGGGAAACGAATTCTTGATGCTTTAGTTGACCTACCTTTTGCACTACCTACAGCGGTTGCTGGTATTACTCTTGCGACTTTGTACTCAAGCAACGGTTGGATTGGCAGTGTGCTTGAAAGCATCGGTGTGAAAGTCGCGTATACCCCTTTGGGCATTATCGTTGCCATGGCATTTACCAGTATTCCTTTTGTGGTTCGTACCGTACAACCAGTACTCGAAGAAATTTCCCGTGAGGAAGAAGAAGCGGGCATGACGCTTGGTGCGTCTGATAGCGCAGTCTTCTGGCGTGTCATTATGCCATCTCTATGGCCTGCGTTGATGGTAGGTGTAGCGCTGTCATTTACTCGCAGCTTAGGTGAGTTTGGTGCGGTGATCTTTATTGCTGGCAATATGCCATACGTCAGTGAAATTACGTCTCTGATGATCTTCGTTCGTCTGCAAGAATTTGATTTCCCAGCAGCAAGCGCGATTGCTTCGATTGTGTTACTCACTTCATTATCACTTTTGTTAGTGATTAATCTTTGGCAAGGCGCGTATTTACGCCGAATTCACGGTCGATAA
- the pncC gene encoding nicotinamide-nucleotide amidase has translation MNSIEQLSQQLGELLLEHKQILVTAESCTGGGVANAITEIAGSSAWFDRAFVTYSNEAKQEMIGVKSETLSEFGAVSEPVVIQMVQGALKNSNATIGVSISGIAGPSGGSKEKPVGTVCFAWADKSDWLKVETQHFAGDRSAVRTQAVLHALEMIKQYLS, from the coding sequence ATGAATTCAATCGAACAATTAAGCCAACAACTGGGTGAGTTATTGCTTGAGCACAAACAGATTTTAGTGACCGCAGAATCTTGTACTGGCGGTGGTGTAGCCAATGCAATAACCGAAATTGCTGGAAGTTCCGCCTGGTTTGACCGGGCTTTTGTTACTTATAGCAATGAAGCAAAGCAAGAGATGATCGGCGTTAAAAGCGAAACATTATCTGAATTTGGCGCAGTCTCTGAACCGGTTGTTATTCAAATGGTACAAGGAGCGCTGAAAAACTCTAATGCAACAATCGGCGTTTCGATCAGTGGCATTGCTGGTCCTAGCGGAGGTAGTAAAGAAAAACCAGTGGGTACTGTTTGTTTTGCTTGGGCGGACAAATCTGATTGGCTAAAGGTTGAAACTCAACACTTTGCGGGCGATCGCAGTGCGGTTAGAACTCAAGCTGTACTCCATGCATTAGAAATGATTAAGCAGTATTTGTCTTAA
- the cysP gene encoding thiosulfate ABC transporter substrate-binding protein CysP: MKKMKSALAALLIAGSFNASAADQTILNSSYDIARELFASYNPLFAEHWKEKTGKTVEIKQSHGGSSAQARSILQGLSADVVTFNQVTDVQVLHDKGKLIPENWQELLPNASSPYYSTTAFLVRKGNPKNVQDWGDLAREDVSSVFPNPKTSGNARYTYLAALGYAQKTFGKDNEAKQDQFLKQFLANVAVFDTGGRGATTSFVERKLGDVLITFESEVNNIRKQYGEDNYEVVVPKTSILAEFPVAVVERNAKRNGTTDVATEYLSYLYSEDAQRMLAGFNYRVHDETVKAEFADRFPAVELLTVEQIIGGWDQAMKTQFANGAKLDQLQRR; the protein is encoded by the coding sequence ATGAAAAAGATGAAGTCAGCACTCGCAGCTTTGTTAATTGCGGGATCATTCAACGCATCAGCAGCAGATCAAACAATCTTAAACTCTTCTTACGATATCGCTCGTGAGTTGTTTGCTTCATATAATCCATTGTTCGCTGAACACTGGAAAGAGAAAACAGGCAAAACGGTAGAGATCAAACAGTCTCACGGTGGCTCATCAGCTCAAGCTCGTTCAATTCTGCAAGGTCTATCAGCAGATGTAGTGACTTTTAACCAAGTAACTGATGTACAAGTACTGCATGATAAAGGCAAACTTATCCCAGAAAACTGGCAAGAGTTACTACCAAATGCAAGTTCACCTTATTACTCAACAACCGCTTTCTTGGTTCGTAAAGGTAACCCGAAAAACGTTCAAGATTGGGGTGATCTCGCTCGTGAAGATGTGTCATCAGTTTTCCCTAACCCGAAAACATCTGGTAACGCACGTTACACATACCTAGCAGCGCTAGGCTACGCTCAGAAGACGTTTGGTAAAGACAACGAAGCGAAACAAGATCAATTCTTAAAGCAATTCCTAGCGAACGTCGCGGTATTTGATACAGGCGGTCGTGGTGCAACAACTTCATTTGTTGAGCGTAAATTGGGCGATGTTCTCATCACGTTCGAATCAGAAGTGAACAATATTCGTAAACAATACGGTGAAGACAACTACGAAGTGGTTGTTCCAAAAACATCGATTCTTGCAGAATTCCCTGTAGCGGTTGTAGAACGTAATGCCAAACGTAACGGTACAACGGATGTAGCAACTGAGTACCTTTCATACCTGTACAGTGAAGATGCTCAACGTATGCTGGCTGGTTTCAACTACCGTGTACACGATGAAACAGTAAAAGCAGAATTTGCAGACCGTTTCCCTGCGGTTGAGCTACTGACTGTAGAACAAATCATTGGTGGTTGGGATCAAGCAATGAAGACTCAATTCGCAAATGGCGCTAAGTTAGATCAACTACAACGTCGTTAA
- a CDS encoding sulfate/molybdate ABC transporter ATP-binding protein produces MSIRLDNISKHFGKFQALSPLSLHIEDGEMIGLLGPSGSGKTTLLRIIAGLESANSGSIHFRDRDVTNVHVRDRRVGFVFQNYALFRHMTVADNVAFGLQVMDRSQRPSQAEINKRVKQLLEIVQLGHLAGRYPEQLSGGQKQRIALARALATKPEVLLLDEPFGALDAKVRKDLRRWLRSLHDELGFTSVFVTHDQDEALELSDRVVVMSNGRIEQVDSPVELYAHPNSRFVFDFFGNVNQFKANWHKQQWNNGDAFVLPPVNEATRKNGLLYVRSHELSLSAKENSQASLPCEVVSINPVGAEVRVELSPIGWQTNELWEAKLSHRALSEQSLKRGDQVFALPQVGYFFAEDSHQAPEVIRWPFLAPGNLMFEI; encoded by the coding sequence ATGAGTATTCGTTTAGACAATATATCGAAGCATTTCGGCAAATTTCAGGCACTTTCGCCACTCTCCTTGCATATTGAAGATGGTGAAATGATTGGCTTACTTGGACCTTCAGGTTCGGGTAAAACAACCTTGTTACGTATTATCGCAGGTTTGGAAAGTGCTAATTCGGGCTCTATCCATTTTCGAGATCGTGATGTGACCAACGTACACGTACGTGATCGTCGAGTTGGTTTTGTTTTCCAGAACTACGCACTTTTCCGTCACATGACCGTCGCGGATAACGTTGCGTTTGGTTTGCAGGTCATGGATCGCTCACAGCGTCCTTCTCAAGCTGAAATCAATAAGCGTGTGAAGCAGTTGTTAGAAATTGTTCAACTTGGGCATCTAGCGGGGCGTTACCCAGAGCAGCTTTCTGGTGGACAGAAGCAACGTATTGCGCTGGCTCGAGCTTTGGCCACCAAACCGGAAGTACTGCTGCTTGATGAACCTTTTGGCGCATTGGACGCAAAAGTGCGTAAAGACTTGCGTCGTTGGTTACGCAGTTTGCACGATGAGTTGGGTTTTACCAGCGTGTTCGTGACTCACGATCAGGATGAGGCTTTGGAGCTATCCGATCGCGTGGTGGTGATGAGTAATGGTCGTATTGAACAGGTAGATTCACCGGTCGAGCTGTATGCGCATCCTAATAGCCGTTTTGTGTTTGATTTCTTTGGTAACGTCAACCAATTCAAAGCAAATTGGCATAAGCAACAGTGGAATAATGGTGATGCTTTTGTGCTACCGCCAGTCAATGAAGCAACACGCAAGAATGGCCTGCTTTATGTGCGTAGTCATGAATTAAGCCTATCGGCAAAAGAGAATAGCCAAGCATCATTACCTTGTGAGGTGGTGTCGATCAACCCTGTGGGGGCTGAAGTACGTGTAGAATTATCACCAATTGGTTGGCAAACTAACGAGCTTTGGGAAGCTAAACTTTCTCACCGCGCATTGAGTGAACAGTCTTTGAAGAGAGGCGACCAAGTGTTTGCATTGCCTCAAGTTGGTTACTTTTTCGCAGAAGATTCTCATCAAGCTCCTGAAGTTATACGTTGGCCGTTCTTAGCTCCGGGCAACTTGATGTTCGAAATTTAG
- the cysW gene encoding sulfate ABC transporter permease subunit CysW — MSSQRTTNQRPLRVGEQPWVKWSLISLALFFVAVLLLIPLLSIFQQAFASGLETYITNLSEPDTLHAIGLTLLVALLTVPINLVFGVMLAWAVTRFEFTGRKFLTTLIDIPFAVSPVVAGLLYLLLYGSSGWLGEWLYEHDLQIMFAWPGIVLVTVFVTCPFVARELIPLMQQQGRSDEEAAVILGASWWQLFRRVTLPNIKWALIYGVILTNARAVGEFGAVAVVSGNIRGETNTLPLHVQLLYEDYQSEAAFASASLLAFIALLTLILKAFVEWRQERNHVIEQEQQGTL, encoded by the coding sequence ATGTCTAGTCAAAGAACAACAAATCAGAGACCGTTACGCGTCGGTGAACAGCCTTGGGTAAAGTGGAGTTTAATCTCTCTGGCGCTGTTTTTTGTCGCTGTGCTACTGCTGATTCCACTGTTAAGTATTTTCCAGCAAGCCTTCGCCAGTGGTTTAGAAACTTACATCACTAACCTCAGTGAGCCTGATACGTTACACGCGATTGGCCTGACTCTGCTGGTGGCTTTACTGACTGTGCCAATCAACTTAGTGTTTGGCGTCATGTTGGCATGGGCAGTGACTCGTTTTGAGTTCACTGGGCGTAAATTTCTTACCACCTTAATTGATATCCCATTCGCGGTTTCACCAGTTGTTGCAGGTCTGCTTTACCTTTTGCTATACGGCAGCAGCGGTTGGCTAGGGGAATGGTTGTATGAACATGACTTACAAATCATGTTCGCGTGGCCAGGTATTGTACTTGTGACGGTCTTTGTAACCTGCCCATTTGTTGCCAGAGAACTCATTCCTTTGATGCAACAACAAGGGCGTAGTGACGAAGAAGCAGCTGTGATTCTCGGTGCATCTTGGTGGCAACTGTTCCGCCGAGTTACTCTGCCAAATATTAAGTGGGCATTGATTTACGGTGTGATCCTAACCAATGCTCGTGCTGTCGGTGAGTTCGGCGCAGTGGCGGTGGTTTCAGGAAATATCCGTGGTGAAACCAACACTTTGCCGCTGCATGTTCAGCTTCTCTATGAGGATTATCAATCCGAAGCGGCATTCGCAAGCGCATCCCTTTTGGCATTTATCGCTTTATTAACTTTGATTTTGAAAGCCTTTGTTGAATGGCGACAAGAACGAAATCATGTCATTGAACAAGAGCAGCAAGGAACGTTATGA
- the cysM gene encoding cysteine synthase CysM, translating to MSDFPTIEAYVGQTPLVKLQRLAAGSQSTVLVKLEGNNPAGSVKDRPALNMIIQAEARGTIQPGDTIIEATSGNTGIALAMAAAIKGYKMILIMPDNSTQERKDSMRAYGAELILVSKEQGMEGARDLALQMQSEGKGKVLDQFNNPDNPDAHFHSTGPEIWQQSFGKITHFVSSMGTTGTIMGVSRYLKSQNPEVNIVGLQPSEGSAIPGIRRWPQEYLPGIFNAADVDQVMDIDQQDAENTARALAREEGICAGVSSGGAVFAAIEIAKQNPGSVVVAIICDRGDRYLSSGLFS from the coding sequence GTGTCTGACTTTCCAACCATCGAAGCTTATGTAGGCCAAACACCTCTGGTAAAACTACAACGTCTAGCGGCGGGTAGCCAAAGCACCGTGCTAGTCAAACTGGAAGGAAACAACCCAGCCGGTTCAGTTAAAGACCGCCCAGCTCTGAATATGATTATCCAAGCCGAAGCGCGTGGCACAATTCAACCAGGCGATACCATTATTGAAGCAACGAGCGGCAACACCGGTATTGCACTTGCCATGGCGGCGGCTATCAAAGGCTACAAAATGATTCTTATCATGCCAGATAACTCTACTCAGGAACGCAAAGATTCGATGCGAGCCTATGGTGCAGAACTAATTCTGGTCAGTAAAGAACAAGGAATGGAAGGCGCTCGCGATCTCGCCTTGCAAATGCAAAGTGAAGGCAAAGGCAAAGTTCTTGATCAGTTCAACAATCCAGATAACCCTGATGCTCACTTTCACTCTACAGGTCCTGAAATCTGGCAACAGAGCTTTGGTAAGATTACTCACTTCGTTTCGAGCATGGGAACGACAGGTACCATCATGGGAGTATCTCGCTACCTGAAGAGTCAGAATCCTGAAGTAAATATTGTGGGTCTGCAACCTTCCGAAGGCAGTGCAATTCCTGGGATTCGCCGCTGGCCGCAAGAATACTTGCCGGGCATTTTTAACGCCGCTGACGTTGACCAAGTGATGGATATAGATCAGCAAGATGCGGAAAACACAGCGCGAGCATTGGCTCGTGAAGAAGGGATCTGTGCTGGTGTCAGCTCTGGTGGTGCTGTATTCGCGGCGATCGAAATCGCTAAACAAAACCCAGGCTCTGTCGTAGTCGCGATCATCTGCGATCGCGGCGATCGTTACCTATCGTCAGGTCTCTTCTCTTAA